A genomic stretch from Onychostoma macrolepis isolate SWU-2019 chromosome 02, ASM1243209v1, whole genome shotgun sequence includes:
- the thoc1 gene encoding THO complex subunit 1: MSPPSHFDFIEARDKFTAATKSAVDIRNCKPLTNAFGHLPGNETEKKATLDQALRGVLEEQIVKQKVNVEDFLSLIYISIDGVTEGICSATTPFLLLGDVLDCLPLDQCDKIFSFVEENVSTWKSNTFYSAGKNYLLRMCNDLLRRLSKSQNTVFCGRIQLFLARLFPLSEKSGLNLQSQFNLDNITVFNKNEQDSTLGLQHTEVKEEGMEVEEGEMGEEDAPAPCSIPIDYNLYRKFWTLQDYFRNPVQCYDKFSWMTFLKFSDETLAVFKSFKLDDMQASKRKLEEMRTAAGDHVYFAKFLTSEKLMDLQLSDSNFRRHILLQYLILFQYLKGQVKFKSSSCVLNDDQSLWIEDTTKLVYQLLRETPPDSDKFASMVEHILNTEENWNTWKNEGCPSFVKERPAETKPIRPSRKRQAPEDFLGKGPDRKILMGNDELTRLWNLNPDNMEACKSDSREFMPSLEDFFVEAIEQADPSNMVEEEYKVVRNSNYGWRALRLLSRRSPHFFQPTNQQFKSLADYLENMVIKLAKELPKDLPSEEIKTGEEDDDENGDNLLKESNDSPSIQSKAVTNSQMDEIAAKLGSQWKTLADHLEMSEKEIRVIESDSEDVELQAKMLLVAWQDREGSQATMESLVTALNSAGFSNIIEGLSET; this comes from the exons ATGTCTCCGCCGTCTCACTTCGACTTCATTGAAGCCAGAGATAAATTTACG gCTGCCACTAAAAGTGCTGTAGATATCAGGAACTGTAAACCTCTGACCAACGCTTTCGGCCATCTGCCTGGAAA TGAAACTGAGAAGAAAGCCACTCTCGATCAAGCCCTGCGTGGAGTTCTTGAAGAGCAGATT gTGAAGCAGAAAGTGAATGTTGAAGATTTCCTTTCTCTGATCTACATCAGTATAGACGGTGTGACTGAAG GCATCTGCTCTGCTACCACTCCCTTTCTTCTGCTGGGAGATGTTCTGGACTGCCTTCCTCTGGACCAGTGTGACAAAATCTTCTCCTTTGTTGAAGAAAATGTCTCTACGTGGAAATCT AATACCTTTTACTCTGCTGGAAAAAATTACTTATTAAGAATGTGCAATG ACCTGCTCAGGAGACTCTCTAAGTCTCAGAATACAGTGTTTTGTGGACGAATCCAGCTGTTCTTAGCACGTCTGTTTCCTTTGTCAGAAAAATCag GCCTGAACTTACAGAGTCAATTCAACCTTGATAACATCACAGTGTTCAACAAAAATGAGCAGGATAGCACACTTGGACTGCAG caCACAGAGGTTAAGGAGGAAGGGATGGAGGTGGAGGAGGGAGAGATGGGCGAGGAAGATGCACCAGCTCCCTG CTCCATTCCTATTGACTACAACTTGTACAGAAAATTCTGGACCCTGCAGGACTATTTCAGAAACCCTGTACAGTGCTACGACAAGTTCTCATGGATGACTTTCCTTAAG TTTTCAGATGAGACACTAGCTGTGTTCAAGAGCTTCAAACTGGATGACATGCAGGCGTCGAAGAGAAAGCTGGAGGAGATGAGGACTGCTGCTGGAGACCACGTCTACTTTGCCAAGTTCCTCACCAGTGAAAAA TTGATGGACCTTCAGCTGAGTGACAGCAACTTCAGACGACACATTCTGCTTCAGTATCTCATCCTCTTCCAGTATCTCAAGGGCCAGGTCAAGTTCAAGAG TTCCAGCTGTGTTTTGAATGACGATCAGTCTTTGTGGATTGAGGACACAACCAAACTAGTCTATCAG TTACTGAGAGAAACCCCTCCGGATAGTGACAAGTTTGCGTCAATGGTTGAG CACATCCTGAACACAGAAGAAAACTGGAACACTTGGAAAAACGAAGGCTGTCCAAGCTTTGTGAAAGAAag ACCGGCAGAGACCAAACCCATCCGTCCCAGCAGAAAGAGACAAGCACCAGAGGACTTTTTGGGGAAGGGCCCTGATCGCAAAATCCTCATGGGAAA TGATGAACTCACAAGGCTCTGGAATCTAAATCCTGACAATATGGAGGCCTGCAAGTCAGATAGCAG GGAGTTCATGCCATCACTGGAGGACTTTTTTGTGGAAGCTATCGAACAGGCAGATCcatcaaacatggtggaggaaGAATACAA AGTTGTGCGTAACTCAAACTACGGCTGGCGAGCCTTGCGATTGCTCTCCAGAAGGAGCCCTCACTTCTTCCAGCCCACCAACCAGCAATTCAAGAGTCTGGCAGACTATCTGGAAAACATGGTCATCAAACTGGCCAAAGAGCTTCCT AAAGACCTTCCTTCTGAGGAGATAAAAACGGGagaggaggatgatgatgagAATGGTGATAACCTGTTAAAAGAGAGCAATGACA GTCCCAGCATTCAGAGCAAGGCCGTGACCAACAGTCAGATGGATGAGATCGCAGCCAAGCTTGGGTCCCAGTGGAAGACGCTGGCAGACCACCTGGAGATGAGCGAGAAGGAGATCCGCGTGATAGAGTCTGACAGCGAGGATGTAGAACTACAGGCCAAGATGCTGCTGGTGGCCTGGCAGGACCGAGAAGGCTCTCAAGCTACGATGGAGAGCCTGGTCACGGCTCTGAACTCGGCTGGTTTCAGTAACATCATTGAAGGTCTCAGTGAAACATAA